The DNA window tgatgatgatggatagCTTAGACTGACAGACATGCATGAGATGAGATGTGTAGTGCAGAGCTGTTAGCTGTACATCAGTTTAATTTGCTGGTCATCATATTTATCTCTGATTCTCTGTTATTAATCGATCGATCTGGGTGGTGATTGATTCATTGGGTAATCACTGGTTGTTTTTTCGTCCTGTAATTTGTCACTGATTCTGCGAATTAGCTGGCGAGCTAGGATGCATGCATGGGCCCTTTTCTCTGAGAAGACAAGGAATAATCTCCCTTGTCTCCCTGGTTATGATATCCTGAGTCCTTTTTCCTGTGGCCGGCTAGCTTTACCAACTTTAATTTCAACTTCAATTCCTTGGTATAGTAGTAACAAAATATAATGTGACCTGTCCTACGTAAAGCTTACgcatagatagatagatagatagatactgtGATTAGTGACTATCACCTGCTTCGATTGCTTGCTTCACATGCTGACAATTGATTCGATCCATCTTTCTTGGCAGATACCGCATGCAGAGATTGCAGGAACAGCTTAGATCTGATCCGAATATATATCTGGTTCAGTATCAAGAAATCGAGCTACATATGAAAACTTCATTTCTAAGCTCCAGCAGCTAGCGTGATATGATAGTGTGATTGATATTTGATACTTCCTTGAGAGAGACGCATACGATCGAATCGGATGCACTGCACCTGAGCTAAGCTAGCTCAAGCTCGCTCGATCAGCTCATGTACTTGTTGAGCCCAAGAAATGGCGACAAGGAGGACGAACAGGAGGAAATCCAGGAGCTGATCAGCGACGACGAGCCGCCCAATCTCAAGTTGGCATCCTGCGCCACtgcagccagcagcagcagcagcggcagcgacaTGGAGAAGGGAAGAGGTAAAgcctgcggcggcgggagtacggcgccgccgtcgtcgtcaggtaaatccggcggcggcggcggcagcaatgtcagggaggcggcggctagcggcggcggcggcggcgtgtgggGCAAGTACTTCTCGGTGGAGTCGCTGCTCCTGCTGGTGTGCGTGACGGCGTCGCTGGTGATCCTCCCGCtcgtgctgccgccgctgcccccgccgccgtcgatgctGATGCTGGTGCCGGTGGcgatgctggtgctgctgctggcgcTGGCGTTcatgccgacgacgacgtcgtcgtcgtccgccggcggcggcggccgcaatGGGGCGACGACGGGACATGCTCCCTACTTGTAGTCTTGTAGATAAACAGCTGCATCGATCgtttttctcttgttttttttttctttcccttggATTTGGAGGTGTAGAGAAGCTCCCTCTCTAATTAATTACTTAGTGCGCATCTTCTTCATCAATCTCATCCAATCGTTGTCTTTGTTCGGTTAATCATAGTATAGTGGTTGGAGGTGTGTGATTTGAACCAAGGTCCGTATTCAATTCTCGATACGCTCACAATTTCTTTAATTTGGTAAACAAAACTAACAGACGATTGTCCCAATTATAAAATTTGGGATCTTTCTGAATCCTGAATCACTTTGATCTTGTGAATTATAAGTTGAGGCGGCttgattcttcttctttcttccgccgccgcattACTGATTTACTGTTCGGTTGACTCATCTGCATGGTTAAGAAAGCCCTTAACTAGTTTGACTCGTGGGTGCGAGTAAATTTGGCCCATAAGTACGCGTAGTTTCGGCCCATAATTGCCAGTATATTGGGCCCCTAAGCGTGCGGAAATTGGGCCGGCGAGCGAGGGCAACTTTAGCCCATGAACGTAAGTTTCGGTCCAGAAGTGCGCGACGGGATCTGTCTCCGGGCGCAGCATCGGCTGGGCGGGAGAAGTGACGTGGCCGCTGCCTCAGCTCCACACCGCCCTGGTGGCATGAACAGAGACAAGGCGAAGCTAACATCAAAATAAGAGGTACACTACCattaaaaatcaacaaaatttcaatgcaatattgtatattttagtattttcaTGTACACCCTCTAGCTTTAACATGGCTTCGCCACTAAATAGATATAGGAACgaggggagaaagaggaggaataAGACATGACCGCTGACACGTGGAACCCACGCTAACTTAGTTAGGTTGATCGCAGTTAACTTGTCATGTTAATTGAAACCGGGCACCATGCTGTCCTAGGATCTTAggtattttggatttttggtgATGTAAATTAAAAGATGTACTGTATTTGGTATTACGATTTAAGGATGCGATTGAAATGTGACGCCAAGATAAGATCCTGAAGTGAACTAATTCCCTACTTTTGCCACCGTTATGCGGAATACGTTCGCTTGAGGTCTCTTAATTTCTCGCTGAGTTCGAAATTCATCCCTTGagtgcaaaaccagatacaacataTCCCCTAACTTATAAAACTATGCAAACAAGATCCCTTGGCAGTATTGTGTCCGGgctttggctgacgtggcgcctacgtggctcctttaACTAGGTCTTCATCcccgtggcattgacgtggcgcttacgtggcaatttgatcatagaaaaataatttaaaccgtgggacccacatgtcagctacacagaaaataataaaaaatggtggggccaatatggccccacatgtcaatcctcactccttctctctatcccctctctctctccttcctcatcctccctcctcccttgttccagcagctcgccgccgctaggAACCCGcttccgccgcctcggcctcgagTGCGTCCCGGGCGTGATCCTCCTTGAGCTCTATGAGGCGTGTGGCTGGTTCCGGCGGAGCAAAGGGGCGACGGCGAGATGAGGGACGACTGTGGAGAGGGTGCCGGCTTGGATCTACGCGAACAAGAAGGATGGGCGGCGACGAGAACGGCGGAGCGAACCAACGGCGGGCGGCGACCTTGGCGAGGCGGGGAGACCGTGCCCGTTGTGAGGGCGGTGCTGCAGTGGTCGGCCACTTCGGCGTCACCGACGGGGTTGGGATTGGCCGAGGATGGCCATAGAGGTTATGAGCTCGCCACCCACCCCTCCGCGCTGCCCACCGCCGCTCTGCTTCTTCATGCAGTGcagggaaagagagagacatgatagagagaagagggaggactAGGAGGTGGAGAGGGCGAGGAGCtcacccgccgcccgccgccgccctatgCTCCGCCTGTTGCCCCTCGGCACCGCTCCACCGTTCTGCAATGcacggagagagagggcgatagagaggagagggaagcgtgagaatgacatgtgggccacctGGGCCCtgtcatttttattatttcctatgtagctgacacgtgggtcccatggtTCTAATTATTTTTCGGGGATTAAATTGCCACGTCAGCACCACGTTAATGCCATGTGGGacaaagacctagtcaaaggagcccCGTATACGCCACGTGAGCCAAAACCGGGCATTATACTGCCGAAGGACCtcgtttgcacggttttgtaagttgggggctCAAGGGATCGATCTTGAATTCAGTGCAAATTGAGGggcctcaagtgaacttattccccgtTATGCGCACACTTAGGCCTATATGCGCTTCTAATTTTGGTCCATGAGTGCGTGTTAATGTACAAATTTTGGTATCTCAATATCGTAATTTCAGCCCATCAAAGGAGACAGGCCTAATTAAGCATGAACAGCTTTGTTGGGAACTGGGTCTTCTGTAGTTGAGCCATTGACATGTGGATCACAATAAAGTAGAATCTATACATATCAGTGACTTAACTGTATGTGCATGTGCTGTTACATCAGGGGCCTTTGTTGGCCCCTCTCACATGTTTTGTATGTGAATCCCTTCCCGCCTTGATGATCCTGCCGCCGCACCTAGGCAGCcaacaccggcggcggctcttCCTGTGCGCCGCCGAGCTTCGTCGGCCCATTCTCTTAGATTGTCCGCGACGTCGTCTGAGAAGACGGCACTCTTGAACGAACTCCCCATCTGCATGGACAAAAGGAAAACATCAGCTTATATATGTCTAGAATAAGTAAtcccccgtttcatattataagtcgttttggtttttttcctaattaaatTTCTTTACGTTTGACTATGTTTAtggaaaaatatagtagtatttttaatacaaacaattattattattaaaatataatacaatactaaatttaatgaaactaatttggtgtttaaaatgttgctaatttttttctataaacttagttaaacttaaccaagtttaacttaaaaaaagtcaaagttaATTGTGTCAATTATGTATACTGACATGGGAGACGATGGCGTAGAGGGGGAGCGTGCTGTAGCTGCAGAGGACCTGGACGACGACGCTGCATGACAGGACAAAGAAGCAAATAAACGTGAGATATGTAACTAACAGATGGTAACTGAATCTCTGAATCTGAGATTGTTAATCTGAAACAGGAGAAACCAAATTGATGGTTCTTGCTACCATATGACAATTCTTGACACTCTGTACGGCAGCCTGTCCATGATGCAGGAGTTGAAGCCGAACGTTGCCTGCACAGGGATGTCAGATACGATGATCACTGAAACTGAAAATGTCAGATAACACatgatagtactccctccgtagtataatataaatgatttaaatattttgcTTATACTATTTGACCGCTCgtttgacttaaaaattttgtgtaaatatagaaaacgaaaagttgtgcttaatgtactttggataataaagtaagtcacaacaagataaataataattcaaaattttttgaataagacgaatgatcaaacagtgcaggtaaaatatcaaaatctcttatattaggaggagacagagggagtaacttaGGAGTAAGTGTAGTTGTAAGTTTCCGTATCCAAggtttgattgtccgtcttatttaaattttttttttacgattagtatttttattgttattagatgataaatataaatagtattttatgcatgacttattttttataagttttttaaataaaatggacaGTTAAATGTTGAACACAGAAGCCTATAACTAcgcttaaaatgagacggagggagtacgttttGTTCTACACTTACCATTGTCCAGATGAAATACGCAAACTCGAACGCGTTCTGGAACAGGATGAAGTGGAGGAGGGCGAGCACGAGCCTGGGGCTGTGGAACCAGAAGAGATTGTCTGACGGGCTCACGGCTATGTCCTCCTCCACGGCGGTGTGCTTCGTGGCCACTTCGTAGGCTAGCTGAGTGATGATGTGCTCCAGCTTCGTTCCGATCAGGAGCAGCAGCTGCAATCacattctgaacttctgaacaTGAACAGTAAGCTAGCTCCAGTACTGTGCATATAGCTAAAtgccatatactccctccgtcccataataggtgacgtttttgactttttatttgtaatcccataataggtgacgtttttgactttttatttgtaacgtttgaccattcgttttatttgaaaaattagtgcaaatataaaaaaaagataaatcatatgtaaagtacttttgataataaagcaaatgacaaacaaaataaataataatttcaaattttttttgaataagacgaatgatcaaacattgacaaagaaaaactcaaaaagacaagtaatatgggatggaggtagtaagtACATAACTGTTTGCAGCATAATATATGAAAGAAGTAGTACTACTTACAACCAATGGGATTAATGAGATCCAGAAGTAGGAGTGCCAACCTTTTCACAGAGAAAATCATATGCAACATGGTCAGTTTCATCTCTGAATAGTGTTCCAGGAACAGGTTTTTACTGAATGGATGAGCAGAGTCACGCCACGAACCAGTGATGTTTAGTAGGAGGAAGATCATTACAAATATCCAGAGATACCATCTGTGTTGCAGCAAAACGAGTAATTAGTGGCAGTTTGTAATGATGGTCAGTGTTAAACTGTTAATACAGCTAGCAGCTGTAGCTGATGTTGGTAGGGACTGATGGATTGTATTGCTATtgcttacaaaaaaaaaatacatgcttTCAATTAGCAGTGTATAAACGATCGGaaataataggaaaaacatagaacaaACTTACTTTATGCCAACTACTCTCTTATAATCCTTCTCAAGAGCTTTAATCATGTAGtcgtaaaagttaaattttgggTGCCCCCTAAAATGTTCCTATGATCAAAAGAACAAATGAACACAACCAGATAAAATGCATTCAGGATCAGAAGACAGCAATAAGACCACATGGCTAACATATGAATCAATGAATGCCAAGCATTGTATCAGTGTACCATGACAAAACCAAGCCTCATTGCTGTGTAGTCATCCTTGGTTACCGATCCATAGAACTGCTTGAAGAAAGAACGCTGAAAAAAGCAAACCGTTACTGAAGTTCAGACTCCAGAGATACATACATGATCAATACATCAGGTGATGCTCAACACAAAAAGGCTTAagcctactccctctgttaaaaaaaacaaatctagaactagatgtgacatattctagtatgttgagattcgtagtactaaaatgtgtcacatccagtattaaattgattttttatgggacagaaaGAGTACTGCTGATTGCGTAATTAATGCACGCGTACCATCCAAATTATGACCATGGTGACTTTATCGAACCCCTTGTACCGATCCTGGATGAACTTGAATTGCTGCACTCTGTTGATCATCTTAGGACCTGCAGCTGATCATGGCAAAATAAACTAGCTTTCTTATGCTGCGACACCAACATAGTCCCAGCCTCCCAGAACAGCTGCATCTATGCATTCATCTCAAAATGGGATCTATCAATTTCCCGTTTGAAGCACAATTGTTTCACAGTTTATAGGAGATAGTTCCTAAATTTTCTTGTGTTCCTAGTGAGCCTAATTTGCATTcaaggttgatttttttaaagaaaataaatattcaTCGTAATTGTCCTACCAAAGTCTCCATCTGCCTTGATGGCGTTCTCCCAATGCCTCCATCTTCGCATCTGGACACGTAAAATTAGAAATGGACCAGCATATGCTGACAGGATTACTGGATTAGCATGGGCTgatatgatactccctccgtttcaaaatatttgacaccgttgactttttaatacgtgttggaccattcgtcttatttaaaaaatttaagtaattatttattcttttcatatcatttgattcattgttaaatatactttcatgtatacatatagttttacatatttcacaactttttttaaataagatgaacggtcaaatatatgctaaaaaatcaacggtgtcaaacattttaaaacggagggagtactatatttcAGCTAGCCTAACCTGCAGAAGTCCCAGAAGAACGGTGACGGCGCTGAGGACGACATGGGTGATGGCTAGAACAAACATATGTGTATCTGTTCTATGGCATGGAGCGAGAGCAATGGAACTTTCCCCTGACACAAGATGAGAAGAGATGTGTTATTTCAAATCTCAATTTA is part of the Oryza glaberrima chromosome 4, OglaRS2, whole genome shotgun sequence genome and encodes:
- the LOC127772000 gene encoding protein AUXIN-REGULATED GENE INVOLVED IN ORGAN SIZE, whose amino-acid sequence is MYLLSPRNGDKEDEQEEIQELISDDEPPNLKLASCATAASSSSSGSDMEKGRGKACGGGSTAPPSSSGKSGGGGGSNVREAAASGGGGGVWGKYFSVESLLLLVCVTASLVILPLVLPPLPPPPSMLMLVPVAMLVLLLALAFMPTTTSSSSAGGGGRNGATTGHAPYL